A genomic stretch from Musa acuminata AAA Group cultivar baxijiao unplaced genomic scaffold, Cavendish_Baxijiao_AAA HiC_scaffold_1138, whole genome shotgun sequence includes:
- the LOC135671154 gene encoding receptor-like protein EIX1, which translates to MGFPLRFLSSLSLSLLALLLHRATVTSGCFSMEREALLDFKAGIHDTHNRLSSWVGQDCCAWEGVICGATTGHVVMLDLRNTFDRALRGERMMNSSLLALSHLKHLDLSVNDFRRIRIPEFIGSFKKLRYLNLSSTYFMGGIPARLGNLSSLYVLDLSDALDFAYHIGSHP; encoded by the exons ATGGGTTTCCCTTTACGCTTCTTATCATCACTGTCGTTGTCCCTCTtggccctcctcctccaccgggcCACGGTGACAAGTGGGTGTTTCAGCATGGAGAGGGAGGCACTGTTGGACTTCAAAGCCGGCATCCACGACACCCATAACCGGCTATCTTCTTGGGTAGGCCAAGACTGCTGCGCATGGGAGGGGGTCATCtgtggtgccaccactggccacgtCGTCATGCTCGACCTCCGGAATACGTTTGATCGGGCATTACGCGGTGAGAGGATGATGAACTCGTCATTGCTTGCTTTATCTCATTTGAAGCACTTGGATCTTAGCGTCAATGATTTCAGGAGAATCCGCATACCGGAATTCATCGGCTCCTTCAAGAAACTGAGATACCTCAATCTATCTTCTACATATTTCATGGGAGGAATACCTGCTCGGCTGGGGAACCTTTCGAGCCTCTACGTTCTTGATCTAAGCGATGCTTTAGATTTTGCATACCAT ATTGGTTCTCATCCGTGA
- the LOC135671243 gene encoding receptor-like protein EIX2: protein MSTSPPLLPSLISPSIISTPSYPNGWGILVVLPILIFMNLGSMGLFLMQLETWARTFLDIGFNQLEGTVPRSMVDLHRLKELYMSGNQLTGNLSGWLEQMTDLIILDLRSNLFNGSMPSSSVGKFSNLTELYLGGNSLGGVISEVHFENLTRLQVLDLSYNPITISIGQSWIPPFQLRLVYLTNCQLGPQFPDWLQFQTQIEELYLADCKIAGTMPAWFWNISSSTITDLFLSNNQIGGKLPSSLNFTKLETLSLRSNRFEGPLPTMLPSTLDTLYLSNNSLTGQLPIWPHVRFVSISDNMLDGGLSSSICQWTYLQYLDLSNNKLLGEIPYCLGESLQNLQFLNLANNHFSGKIPHTIGFLSELLILQLQNNSFSGEVPLSLKNCTNLWYLDLTQNNLVESITLWTGEHLLQLVVLRLRSNMFSGVIPWQLVRFEPLQILDLANNNFSGSIPHNIGNLSTIRPTLRSHKYYDCELDIFTKGRVLQYLTCNVNLMKSLDLSNNSLTGEIPKGIGDLAELNNLNLSRNHLQGKIPREIGGMKSLESLDLSINDLSGSIPESLSVLYFLSYLNLSYNNLSGMIPSGHQLQTLNDPSIYMGNADLCGPPTSKSCFDNKTTQIDIQEYKKKEIPQWLWFYIRMILGYVIGFWTFCGILFLKDAWRHAYFHFIDDAYDWVWVQWKLILPRLLRC, encoded by the coding sequence ATGTCAACTTCACCTCCTCTCTTACCGTCCTTGATCTCTCCTTCAATAATTTCAACTCCATCTTACCCAAATGGTTGGGGAATATTAGTAGTCTTACCCATCTTGATCTTCATGAATCTGGGTTCTATGGGGTTATTCCTGATGCAATTGGAGACTTGGGCGAGAACTTTTCTTGATATAGGATTCAATCAACTCGAGGGTACCGTACCGAGATCCATGGTTGATCTCCATAGACTGAAAGAATTATATATGTCGGGCAACCAATTGACAGGAAATTTGAGCGGTTGGCTGGAGCAAATGACGGATCTCATCATTTTGGATCTCCGATCTAATTTATTCAACGGTTCCATGCCTTCCTCCTCCGTTGGTAAGTTCTCTAATCTCACTGAATTGTATCTCGGTGGAAATTCTCTTGGAGGTGTTATTTCAGAGGTTCATTTTGAGAATCTTACGAGATTGCAAGTGTTGGACTTGTCTTACAACCCCATCACCATATCAATTGGACAGAGTTGGATCCCCCCTTTCCAACTCAGATTAGTATATTTAACCAATTGTCAGTTGGGACCTCAATTTCCAGATTGGTTGCAATTCCAAACACAGATCGAAGAATTATATTTGGCAGACTGTAAAATTGCAGGGACAATGCCCGCTTGGTTttggaatatttcatcttctaccatCACAGATTTATTCCTTTCCAACAACCAAATAGGAGGCAAGCTGCCATCTTCTTTGAACTTCACCAAGTTGGAAACATTATCTTTGCGTTCTAACAGATTTGAAGGTCCATTGCCAACGATGCTACCGTCTACACTCGATACTCTATACCTCTCCAATAATTCCTTGACAGGGCAATTGCCGATATGGCCCCATGTTAGATTTGTGTCAATCTCTGATAACATGCTTGACGGTGGCTTATCTTCGTCAATCTGCCAATGGACATATCTCCAATATCTTGACCTTTCGAACAACAAATTACTTGGTGAGATCCCTTATTGTCTAGGGGAGTCATTACAAAATCTTCAATTCTTGAATTTGGCCAACAATCACTTCTCGGGTAAAATTCCACACACGATCGGTTTTTTAAGTGAGCTTTTGATATTGCAACTGCAAAATAACAGTTTTTCGGGTGAGGTTCCTTTGTCATTGAaaaattgtacaaatttatggtATCTTGATCTGACTCAAAATAATCTTGTCGAAAGTATAACGCTATGGACGGGAGAACATCTACTACAACTGGTAGTGCTTCGTTTACGTTCAAATATGTTTTCAGGAGTTATTCCTTGGCAACTTGTTCGATTTGAACCGCTTCAAATATTGGATCTTGCGAATAACAACTTCTCTGGTTCAATACCTCACAACATTGGTAATTTAAGTACCATAAGACCGACATTACGTTCTCATAAATATTATGATTGTGAATTAGATATCTTTACGAAAGGACGAGTTCTTCAATATTTAACATGCAACGTAAACCTTATGAAAAGTTTGGATCTTTCAAATAATAGTCTAACCGGAGAGATACCAAAAGGAATTGGAGACCTTGCAGAACTCAATAACTTAAATTTATCAAGAAATCATTTACAAGGAAAAATCCCTCGGGAGATAGGAGGAATGAAATCATTAGAATCACTTGATCTATCGATAAATGATCTTTCTGGTAGTATTCCTGAGAGCTTATCGGTTTTATATTTCTTGAGctatttgaatttatcatataataatctTTCGGGAATGATACCATCTGGTCATCAACTTCAAACACTCAATGATCCATCCATTTACATGGGCAATGCCGACTTATGTGGACCACCAACTTCCAAAAGTTGTTTTGATAATAAAACAACTCAAATTGATATACAAGAGTACAAGAAGAAGGAGATACCCCAGTGGTTATGGTTCTATATCAGAATGATACTAGGATATGTGATAGGATTTTGGACCTTTTGTGGTATTCTCTTCCTCAAAGACGCATGGAGGCATGCTTATTTCCATTTCATTGATGATGCGTATGATTGGGTTTGGGTGCAATGGAAATTAATTCTTCCACGATTGTTGAGATGTTAA